Proteins encoded by one window of Sphingomonas ginkgonis:
- a CDS encoding CcdC protein domain-containing protein, translated as MHGSSGSWLQTLLPLLIIGVVMALRLRSAGRERPLKLAMLWVVPLLYVLLCGVVLATAPPGGIGWLLFAVALLMGGLLGWQRGRMMGIRVDEATGTVWQKSSPAAVFMLIAIVVLRRVAMQAFPADPHAGGAALMVTDALLGFALGLLSLTRLEMGLRARRLLAEHARPA; from the coding sequence ATGCACGGCAGCAGCGGAAGTTGGCTCCAGACGCTTCTGCCGCTGCTGATCATCGGCGTGGTCATGGCGCTCCGGCTCCGCTCTGCCGGGCGCGAGCGGCCGCTCAAGCTCGCCATGCTGTGGGTCGTCCCGCTGCTCTACGTCCTGCTGTGCGGGGTGGTGCTCGCCACCGCGCCGCCGGGCGGGATCGGCTGGCTGCTGTTCGCGGTCGCCCTGCTGATGGGCGGGCTGCTCGGCTGGCAGCGCGGCCGGATGATGGGGATCCGGGTCGACGAGGCGACCGGCACCGTGTGGCAGAAGAGCTCGCCCGCGGCCGTGTTCATGCTGATCGCGATCGTGGTCCTGCGCCGGGTCGCGATGCAGGCCTTCCCGGCCGATCCGCACGCCGGCGGCGCCGCGCTGATGGTGACCGACGCGCTGCTCGGCTTCGCGCTTGGGCTGCTCAGCCTGACCCGGCTCGAGATGGGGCTGCGCGCCCGCCGCCTTCTCGCCGAGCACGCGCGCCCCGCTTGA
- the gcvH gene encoding glycine cleavage system protein GcvH, translated as MSLYFTKDHEWIDVQGDLATVGISDHAQHALGDIVFAEAPTPGRQLKKGEEAAVVESVKAASDVYAPVSGEVIEANAALGDDPSIVNQHPQSEGWFFKLRLSDPSELDGLMDEAAYTDWIKTL; from the coding sequence ATGAGCCTCTACTTCACCAAGGATCATGAGTGGATCGACGTGCAGGGCGACCTCGCCACCGTCGGCATCTCCGACCATGCCCAGCACGCGCTCGGCGACATCGTGTTCGCCGAGGCGCCGACCCCCGGCCGCCAGCTGAAAAAGGGCGAGGAGGCCGCGGTCGTCGAGTCGGTCAAGGCCGCGAGCGACGTCTACGCCCCGGTCAGCGGCGAGGTGATCGAGGCCAATGCGGCGCTCGGCGACGACCCCTCGATCGTCAACCAGCACCCGCAGAGCGAGGGCTGGTTCTTCAAGCTCCGCCTGTCCGACCCGTCCGAGCTCGACGGGCTGATGGACGAGGCCGCCTACACCGACTGGATCAAGACGCTTTGA
- the ispH gene encoding 4-hydroxy-3-methylbut-2-enyl diphosphate reductase, with amino-acid sequence MAVTMSPKPPLTLLIAAPRGFCAGVDRAIRIVELALERYGAPVYVRHEIVHNKFVVDRLRDLGAVFVEELDEVPDGVPVVFSAHGVPKVVPVEAQDRGLDYFDATCPLVSKVHRQAERLIEDDRHILFIGHRGHPEVIGTFGQVPPGSMTLVETLDDVAALVPADPERLAYLTQTTLSVDDTAAIVAALERRFPSIKGPKREDICYATTNRQAAVKQIAARCERVLVIGAPNSSNSLRLVEVAEREGAPARLIQRATEIDWDWLGNPSTVGLTAGASAPEVLVREVVDMLSERFEVTALEQDHEPEGMTFKLPRELVA; translated from the coding sequence ATGGCCGTGACCATGTCCCCCAAGCCCCCGCTGACCCTCCTCATCGCCGCGCCGCGCGGTTTCTGCGCCGGCGTCGACCGCGCGATCCGCATCGTCGAGCTGGCGCTCGAGCGCTACGGCGCGCCGGTCTACGTCCGCCACGAGATCGTCCATAACAAGTTCGTGGTCGATCGTTTGCGCGACCTCGGCGCGGTGTTCGTCGAGGAGCTGGACGAGGTGCCCGACGGGGTGCCGGTGGTCTTCTCCGCCCACGGCGTGCCAAAGGTGGTGCCGGTCGAGGCGCAGGACCGCGGGCTCGACTATTTCGACGCGACCTGCCCGCTGGTCAGCAAGGTCCACCGCCAGGCCGAGCGGCTGATCGAGGACGACCGGCACATCCTGTTCATCGGCCACCGCGGCCATCCCGAGGTGATCGGCACCTTCGGCCAGGTCCCGCCCGGCTCGATGACGCTGGTCGAGACGCTCGACGACGTGGCCGCGCTGGTGCCGGCCGACCCGGAGCGGCTCGCCTATCTCACCCAGACCACCCTGTCGGTCGACGACACGGCGGCGATCGTCGCCGCGCTGGAGCGGCGCTTCCCGTCGATCAAGGGGCCCAAGCGCGAGGACATCTGCTACGCGACCACCAATCGCCAGGCCGCGGTCAAGCAGATCGCCGCGCGGTGCGAGCGGGTGCTGGTGATCGGCGCGCCCAACAGCAGCAACTCGCTGCGGCTGGTCGAGGTCGCCGAGCGCGAGGGCGCCCCCGCCCGGCTCATCCAGCGCGCAACCGAGATCGACTGGGACTGGCTCGGCAACCCCTCCACCGTCGGCCTCACCGCCGGCGCCAGCGCCCCCGAGGTGCTGGTGCGGGAAGTGGTGGACATGCTGTCGGAGCGGTTCGAGGTCACCGCGCTTGAGCAGGACCATGAGCCCGAGGGAATGACCTTCAAGCTCCCGCGCGAGCTCGTCGCCTGA
- the gcvT gene encoding glycine cleavage system aminomethyltransferase GcvT: protein MDPDTISTLPLDDWHRRQGARMVPFAGYSMPVQYEGIIAEHLWTRSSAGLFDVSHMGQLAVHGSGVDRALEALLPGDLLGLKDGRLRYSLLLDDSGGIVDDLMATRRGDHFYVVVNGATKAADIDYLRQRLPAGIVVDHMKEQALLALQGPRAAEMLEPLAPGVSELVFMQGGAFTLAGQRAWISRSGYTGEDGFEISVAASAAEAVADTLLAGELVKPIGLGARDSLRLEAGLPLYGHDLDRQTTPIMADLGFAVSKRRRVDGGFAGAARILGEIDQGPLLRRIGFTLDGRQPVREGARVLDGEGSEIGRVTSGGFSPSLGQPIGMAYVATAAAVAGGPLTLEQRGKLFTATAVPMPFVPHRYHRKGN, encoded by the coding sequence ATGGACCCCGATACCATCTCCACCCTCCCGCTCGACGACTGGCATCGCCGCCAGGGCGCCCGAATGGTCCCGTTCGCGGGCTATTCGATGCCGGTGCAATATGAAGGCATCATCGCCGAGCATCTCTGGACCCGCTCCTCGGCGGGGCTGTTCGACGTCAGCCACATGGGCCAGCTCGCGGTGCACGGCAGCGGCGTCGACCGCGCGCTCGAGGCCCTGCTGCCGGGCGACCTCCTCGGCCTCAAGGACGGGCGGCTGCGCTACTCGCTGCTGCTCGACGACAGCGGCGGGATCGTCGACGACCTGATGGCGACGCGCCGCGGCGACCATTTCTACGTCGTCGTCAACGGCGCCACCAAGGCGGCCGACATCGACTATCTGCGGCAGCGGCTCCCGGCCGGCATCGTCGTCGACCACATGAAGGAGCAGGCGCTGCTCGCGCTGCAGGGGCCGCGCGCCGCCGAGATGCTCGAGCCGCTCGCGCCCGGCGTCTCCGAGCTCGTCTTCATGCAGGGCGGCGCCTTCACCCTCGCCGGGCAGCGGGCGTGGATCAGCCGCTCGGGCTACACCGGCGAGGACGGGTTCGAGATCAGCGTCGCCGCCAGCGCCGCCGAGGCGGTCGCCGACACGCTGCTCGCCGGCGAGCTGGTCAAGCCGATCGGGCTCGGCGCGCGCGATTCGCTCCGGCTCGAGGCCGGGCTGCCGCTCTACGGCCACGACCTCGACCGCCAGACCACCCCGATCATGGCCGACCTTGGCTTCGCCGTCTCCAAGCGCCGCCGGGTCGACGGCGGGTTCGCCGGGGCGGCCCGGATCCTCGGCGAGATCGACCAGGGTCCGCTGCTCCGCCGGATCGGCTTCACGCTCGACGGGCGCCAGCCGGTGCGCGAGGGCGCGCGGGTGCTCGACGGCGAGGGCAGCGAAATCGGCAGGGTCACCAGCGGCGGCTTCTCGCCCTCGCTCGGGCAGCCGATCGGCATGGCCTATGTCGCGACCGCCGCGGCCGTGGCCGGCGGCCCGCTCACCCTCGAGCAGCGCGGCAAGCTGTTCACCGCGACGGCGGTCCCGATGCCGTTCGTCCCCCACCGCTATCACCGCAAGGGAAACTGA
- a CDS encoding retropepsin-like aspartic protease translates to MRLLPALALLLSAAAPAEPPGVTHFDSVAGPQPVDPAAAPVDVKGRSDLFDRMTVPVRIDGRGPYRFAIDTGADRTAISRELAGALRLPAGSAAQLHSVTGQSLVETVTIGQLSLAERPVRIVDAPLLSGVDMGADGLLGVDSLRARSVLFDFRANRLTITPARQRIEVGDDEHVVTVTARERRGRLILTQAVADGVPVAVVIDTGSQVTIANPALRDRLLRRRRLLDLGPVELVSVTGGVLQGSYSMLDMLDLGDFTLQNIQIAITNAHTFKALGLEQRPALLLGMNAMRAFDRMAIDFAARKLRIVLPRSAETPGPMLAMRGTPPIRP, encoded by the coding sequence ATGCGTCTCTTGCCCGCGCTTGCCCTGCTGCTCTCCGCCGCCGCTCCGGCCGAGCCGCCCGGGGTCACCCATTTCGACAGCGTCGCCGGGCCGCAGCCGGTCGACCCGGCGGCGGCGCCGGTGGACGTCAAGGGCCGCAGTGACCTGTTCGACCGGATGACGGTGCCAGTCCGAATCGACGGGCGCGGGCCCTATCGCTTCGCGATAGACACCGGGGCCGACCGGACCGCCATCTCGCGCGAGCTGGCGGGCGCGCTCCGGCTCCCGGCGGGCAGCGCGGCGCAGCTCCACAGCGTGACCGGCCAGAGCCTCGTCGAGACGGTGACGATCGGCCAGCTCAGCCTCGCCGAGCGGCCGGTCCGGATCGTCGACGCGCCGCTATTGTCCGGGGTCGACATGGGGGCGGACGGGCTGCTCGGGGTCGACAGCCTGCGCGCGCGCTCGGTGCTGTTCGACTTCCGCGCCAACCGGCTGACGATCACCCCGGCGCGGCAGCGGATCGAGGTCGGCGACGACGAGCATGTGGTGACGGTCACCGCGCGCGAGCGCCGCGGGCGGCTGATCCTGACCCAGGCGGTGGCGGACGGGGTGCCGGTGGCGGTGGTGATCGACACCGGGAGCCAGGTGACGATCGCCAACCCCGCGCTGCGCGACCGGCTGTTGCGGCGGCGGCGCCTGCTCGACCTCGGCCCGGTCGAGCTGGTCTCGGTCACCGGCGGGGTGCTGCAGGGCAGCTATTCCATGCTCGATATGCTCGATCTGGGCGATTTTACGCTCCAGAACATCCAAATAGCCATCACCAACGCCCACACGTTCAAGGCGCTGGGGCTGGAGCAGCGGCCGGCGCTGCTGCTGGGGATGAACGCCATGCGGGCGTTCGACCGGATGGCGATCGACTTCGCGGCGCGCAAGCTGCGGATCGTCCTGCCGCGGAGCGCCGAGACGCCCGGGCCGATGCTGGCGATGCGGGGCACACCGCCGATCCGGCCCTAG
- the gcvPA gene encoding aminomethyl-transferring glycine dehydrogenase subunit GcvPA gives MRYLPLRDEDRAAMLETIGAPDVEALFSDVPEEARLSGPIEGLPLHASEMAVERHLGALARMNVPAGEVPFFLGCGAYKHHVPASVDHIIQRGEFLTAYTPYQPEIAQGTLQVLFEFQSQVARLLGCEVANASMYDGSTACWEAIGMARRITRKTRALVSAGLHPHYVSVCKTMAKFTGDTLETAVPALAADSDLADLASRIDDRTSCVVVQYPDILGRIEDLQPLADAAHAKGALLVAVVTEPVALGACRAPGEMGADIVVGEGQSIGVGLQFGGPYVGLFATREKYVRQMPGRLAGETVDAEGKRGFVLTLSTREQHIRREKATSNICTNSGLCALAFSVHMTLLGEKGLKQLAAINHARAVATAERLAAIPGVELVTPAFFNEFTLKLPVEARPAVHAMVERQVLGGVSLGRLYPGEAALANGLVVAVTEVVTDADIDALEAALKEAVA, from the coding sequence ATGCGTTACCTTCCGCTGCGCGACGAGGATCGCGCCGCCATGCTCGAGACGATCGGCGCGCCCGACGTCGAGGCGCTGTTCAGCGACGTGCCCGAGGAAGCCCGGCTGTCCGGCCCGATTGAGGGGCTGCCGCTGCACGCCTCGGAGATGGCCGTCGAACGGCACCTCGGCGCGCTCGCGCGGATGAACGTGCCGGCGGGCGAGGTGCCCTTCTTCCTCGGCTGCGGGGCGTACAAGCATCACGTCCCCGCCAGCGTCGACCACATCATCCAGCGCGGCGAGTTCCTGACCGCCTACACGCCTTACCAGCCGGAGATTGCTCAAGGGACCCTGCAGGTCCTGTTCGAGTTCCAGAGCCAGGTCGCCCGGCTGCTCGGCTGCGAGGTGGCGAACGCCTCGATGTACGACGGCTCGACCGCCTGCTGGGAAGCGATCGGCATGGCGCGGCGGATCACCCGCAAGACGCGGGCGCTGGTCTCGGCCGGGCTCCACCCGCACTATGTCTCGGTCTGCAAGACGATGGCGAAGTTCACCGGCGACACGCTGGAGACGGCGGTGCCGGCGCTCGCCGCCGACAGCGACCTCGCCGACCTCGCGAGCCGGATCGACGACCGGACCAGCTGCGTCGTCGTTCAATATCCCGACATCCTCGGCCGCATCGAGGATCTCCAGCCGCTCGCCGACGCGGCGCACGCCAAGGGGGCGCTGCTGGTGGCGGTGGTGACCGAGCCGGTGGCGCTCGGCGCCTGCCGCGCGCCGGGCGAGATGGGCGCGGACATCGTGGTCGGTGAGGGCCAGTCGATCGGCGTCGGGCTGCAGTTCGGCGGTCCCTATGTGGGGCTGTTCGCCACCCGCGAGAAATATGTCCGGCAGATGCCCGGGCGGCTCGCCGGCGAGACGGTCGACGCCGAGGGCAAGCGCGGCTTCGTGCTGACGCTCTCGACCCGCGAGCAGCATATCCGCCGCGAGAAGGCGACCAGCAACATCTGCACCAACTCGGGCCTCTGCGCGCTGGCGTTCAGCGTCCACATGACCTTGCTCGGCGAGAAGGGGCTGAAGCAGCTCGCGGCGATCAACCACGCCAGGGCGGTGGCGACGGCCGAGCGGCTGGCGGCGATCCCGGGGGTGGAGCTGGTCACCCCCGCCTTCTTCAACGAGTTCACGCTGAAGCTGCCGGTCGAGGCCCGCCCGGCGGTCCACGCGATGGTCGAGCGGCAGGTGCTCGGCGGCGTGTCGCTCGGGCGGCTCTACCCGGGCGAGGCGGCGCTCGCCAACGGGCTGGTGGTGGCGGTGACCGAGGTGGTGACCGACGCGGACATCGACGCGCTGGAAGCGGCGCTGAAGGAGGCAGTAGCGTGA
- the gcvPB gene encoding aminomethyl-transferring glycine dehydrogenase subunit GcvPB, translated as MGDAPVTTTGNRALMLEEPLLFEIGSTDRTGVDFETTAPAAAGLGALARGDIGLPGLTEPEAVRHYTRLSRQNYAIDLGLFPLGSCTMKHNPRLNEKLARLPGFADIHPLAPRETVQGALQLINELAVWLIRLTGMHGVAMTPKAGAHGELCGLLCIRAALEARGDARQVVLVPESAHGTNPATAAFCGYRVENIPATEAGRVDLEALKARLGPDVAAVMITNPNTCGLFEPQMREISDAVHAAGAFVYCDGANFNAIVGKVRPGDLGVDAMHINLHKTFSTPHGGGGPGSGPVVLSEALSAFAPLPYTARTADGVVHLVEEEDAERFSQEHFGGQLQSFGRMVAFHGQMGMFTRALSYILSHGADGLRQVAEDAVLNANYILRSLEDVLDAPFAKSGPCMHEAIFSDRGFAGGLSTIDVAKALIDEGFHPMTMYFPLVVHGAMLIEPTETESRANLDQFITALRSIAERARAGDESLKAAPRFAPRRRLDETLAARKPVLAWDEPAPDGAGLPTPSEVGDR; from the coding sequence ATGGGCGACGCGCCCGTCACCACCACCGGCAACCGCGCGCTGATGCTCGAGGAGCCTTTGCTGTTCGAGATCGGCTCGACCGACCGGACCGGGGTCGACTTCGAGACCACCGCTCCGGCCGCCGCCGGCCTCGGCGCGCTCGCCCGCGGCGACATCGGCCTGCCGGGCCTCACCGAGCCCGAGGCGGTCCGCCACTACACCCGCCTGTCGCGGCAGAACTACGCGATCGACCTCGGTCTCTTCCCGCTCGGCTCGTGCACGATGAAGCACAACCCGCGCCTCAACGAGAAATTGGCGCGGCTGCCCGGCTTCGCCGACATCCACCCGCTCGCCCCGCGCGAGACGGTGCAGGGCGCGCTCCAGCTCATCAACGAGCTCGCCGTCTGGCTGATCAGGCTGACCGGCATGCACGGCGTGGCGATGACCCCCAAGGCCGGTGCCCATGGCGAGCTGTGCGGCCTCCTCTGCATCCGCGCCGCGCTCGAGGCGCGGGGCGATGCGCGGCAGGTCGTGCTGGTGCCCGAGAGCGCGCACGGGACCAATCCGGCGACCGCCGCCTTCTGCGGCTACCGGGTCGAGAACATCCCGGCGACCGAGGCCGGCCGGGTCGATCTCGAGGCACTCAAGGCCCGGCTCGGCCCCGACGTCGCCGCGGTGATGATCACCAACCCCAACACCTGCGGCCTGTTCGAACCGCAGATGCGCGAGATCAGCGATGCGGTCCACGCCGCCGGCGCCTTCGTCTATTGCGACGGGGCAAACTTCAACGCGATCGTCGGCAAGGTCCGCCCGGGCGACCTCGGCGTCGACGCGATGCACATCAACCTCCATAAGACCTTCTCCACCCCGCACGGCGGCGGCGGCCCGGGCTCCGGCCCGGTGGTCCTGTCGGAAGCGCTGAGCGCGTTCGCCCCGCTGCCCTACACGGCGCGCACCGCCGACGGCGTCGTTCACCTCGTCGAGGAGGAGGATGCCGAGCGTTTCTCGCAGGAGCATTTCGGCGGCCAGCTGCAGAGCTTCGGCCGGATGGTCGCCTTCCACGGCCAGATGGGCATGTTCACCCGCGCGCTGAGCTACATCCTCAGCCACGGCGCCGACGGCCTCCGCCAGGTCGCCGAGGACGCGGTGCTCAACGCCAACTACATCCTCCGCAGCCTCGAGGACGTGCTCGACGCGCCCTTCGCGAAGAGCGGCCCGTGCATGCACGAGGCGATCTTCTCCGACCGCGGCTTTGCCGGCGGCCTCAGCACGATCGATGTTGCCAAGGCGCTGATCGACGAAGGCTTCCACCCGATGACCATGTATTTCCCACTGGTCGTCCACGGCGCGATGCTGATCGAGCCGACCGAGACCGAGTCCAGGGCCAACCTCGACCAGTTCATCACCGCGCTCCGCTCGATCGCCGAGCGGGCTCGCGCCGGCGACGAGAGCCTCAAGGCCGCCCCGCGCTTCGCCCCGCGGCGCCGGCTTGACGAGACGCTCGCCGCGCGCAAGCCTGTGCTGGCGTGGGACGAGCCGGCGCCGGACGGGGCCGGTCTGCCGACGCCGTCGGAAGTGGGGGACCGGTAG
- a CDS encoding PilZ domain-containing protein has product MQVETTLYSLSESAPPVPRDRRDGERHMTLFRVGSMLVEGRRELCLIKNISAGGMMVRAYCDLPVGTRLTIELKSGQPIVGEVGWVRESQMGLKFDRPIDVIEMLSNSSEGPRPRMPRVEITAYAMVREGASTYRMRVHDISQGGVKVEGTDTLGRDAEVVVTLGTLPPQPGTVRWRDGRFTGITFNRLLPLPVLVSWLQEQQNRSRAA; this is encoded by the coding sequence ATGCAGGTGGAGACGACACTCTATTCGCTGTCCGAGTCGGCGCCGCCGGTGCCGCGGGACCGGCGCGATGGCGAGCGCCACATGACGCTGTTCCGCGTCGGGTCGATGCTCGTCGAGGGCCGCCGCGAGCTGTGCCTGATCAAGAACATCAGCGCGGGCGGGATGATGGTGCGCGCCTATTGCGACCTGCCGGTCGGAACCCGCCTGACCATCGAGCTGAAGAGCGGCCAGCCGATCGTCGGCGAGGTGGGCTGGGTCCGCGAGTCCCAGATGGGGCTGAAGTTCGACCGCCCGATCGACGTCATCGAGATGCTGTCCAACAGCAGCGAGGGGCCGCGCCCGCGCATGCCGCGGGTCGAGATCACCGCCTATGCGATGGTCCGCGAGGGCGCCTCCACCTACCGGATGCGGGTCCACGACATCTCGCAGGGCGGGGTCAAGGTCGAGGGGACCGACACGCTCGGCCGCGATGCCGAGGTGGTGGTGACGCTGGGCACCCTGCCGCCGCAGCCCGGGACGGTGCGCTGGCGCGACGGACGCTTCACCGGGATCACCTTCAACCGGCTGCTGCCGCTGCCGGTGCTGGTCAGCTGGCTCCAGGAACAGCAGAACCGCAGCCGCGCCGCCTGA
- a CDS encoding PilZ domain-containing protein, which translates to MDQIGSVQNRRSRRSNVFMTATLEFSGASLDVKLRNLSAEGALVESEHLPVDGAAVVFRRQELSVAGRVAWTRGKQAGIAFDSNLAPEAVLRHIPSPKPRVTPEFRRPGLSSRQLTSEERKLGSDWMWRPGFDLPGE; encoded by the coding sequence ATGGACCAGATCGGAAGCGTACAGAATCGACGATCGCGTCGGTCGAACGTGTTCATGACGGCGACGCTGGAATTCTCCGGCGCGTCGCTCGACGTCAAGCTGCGCAACCTCTCCGCGGAAGGCGCGCTGGTCGAGTCCGAGCATCTTCCCGTCGACGGCGCCGCGGTGGTGTTCCGGCGGCAGGAGCTGAGCGTGGCCGGGCGCGTCGCCTGGACCCGCGGCAAGCAGGCCGGCATCGCCTTCGATTCGAATCTCGCGCCGGAAGCGGTGCTGCGCCACATTCCCAGCCCCAAGCCGCGAGTGACGCCGGAGTTCCGGCGCCCGGGGCTCTCCTCGCGCCAGTTGACGAGCGAGGAGCGCAAGCTCGGCAGCGACTGGATGTGGCGGCCGGGGTTCGACCTTCCGGGGGAGTGA
- a CDS encoding DUF938 domain-containing protein — MSGAQSSPAAARNRAPIAAVLEGWLPERGTVLEIASGTGEHALFLARRFSAIEWQPSDASDAALASIAAWRTEEGLPNLRPPLRLDVRDDWPVLDAAAVLCINMVHISPWAASLALLDGSARLLASGAPLILYGPWIVDGEETAPGNLAFDADLRRRDPAWGLRRTGTFREAAEERGFAFAQMRDMPANNRMLLFRKV, encoded by the coding sequence TTGAGCGGCGCCCAGTCGTCCCCTGCCGCCGCCCGCAACCGCGCGCCGATCGCCGCGGTGCTCGAGGGCTGGCTGCCCGAGCGCGGAACGGTGCTCGAGATCGCCAGCGGCACCGGCGAGCATGCGCTCTTCCTCGCCCGCCGCTTTTCCGCCATCGAGTGGCAGCCGAGCGACGCCAGCGATGCCGCGCTCGCCTCCATCGCCGCCTGGCGCACCGAGGAAGGGCTGCCCAACCTCCGGCCGCCGCTCCGCCTCGACGTACGCGACGACTGGCCGGTGCTCGACGCGGCGGCGGTGCTGTGCATCAACATGGTCCACATCAGCCCGTGGGCGGCGTCGTTGGCGCTGCTGGACGGGTCGGCGCGACTGCTGGCGAGCGGCGCGCCGCTGATCCTCTACGGTCCGTGGATCGTCGACGGGGAGGAGACGGCACCGGGCAACCTCGCGTTCGACGCCGACCTCAGGCGCCGCGACCCGGCCTGGGGGCTGCGGCGGACCGGGACCTTCCGCGAGGCGGCCGAGGAACGAGGCTTCGCCTTCGCGCAGATGCGCGACATGCCCGCGAACAACCGGATGCTGCTGTTCCGGAAGGTCTAG
- a CDS encoding phosphatase PAP2 family protein, with protein sequence MTKRSALLLTAFLLLLILVAWLVGGPSNPVDVAVVRWLMKQRLAHEWLEDVGIGLTMAGSSPTTVGIALLGGAWLLWKDRHHRGLVFAAVILSGRGMIELIKALVGRARPALDPHPVIVHSTSFPSGHSGNSMLALLMAAMILVPERHRRPAVLLAVLGSVLVGMSRPLLGVHWPSDVIAGWSLGAAWALGGVAILRRQNLPR encoded by the coding sequence GTGACCAAGCGCAGCGCCCTTCTCCTCACCGCCTTTCTGCTCCTCCTGATCCTCGTCGCCTGGCTGGTCGGCGGCCCGTCCAACCCGGTCGACGTCGCGGTGGTGCGCTGGCTGATGAAGCAGCGGCTCGCGCACGAGTGGCTGGAGGACGTCGGCATCGGCCTGACCATGGCCGGGAGCAGCCCGACCACGGTCGGGATCGCGCTGCTCGGCGGCGCCTGGCTGCTGTGGAAGGACCGTCACCACCGCGGGCTGGTGTTCGCCGCGGTGATCCTCAGCGGGCGCGGGATGATCGAGCTGATCAAGGCGCTGGTCGGCCGCGCCCGCCCCGCGCTCGATCCGCACCCCGTCATCGTCCACAGCACCAGCTTCCCGAGCGGCCATTCGGGCAACTCGATGCTGGCGCTGCTGATGGCGGCGATGATCCTCGTTCCCGAGCGGCATCGGCGCCCGGCGGTCCTGCTCGCGGTGCTGGGCTCGGTGCTGGTGGGCATGAGCCGGCCGCTGCTCGGCGTCCACTGGCCGTCGGACGTGATCGCCGGCTGGTCGCTGGGCGCGGCCTGGGCGCTCGGCGGGGTCGCCATCCTCCGCCGCCAGAACCTGCCCCGCTAG
- a CDS encoding class I SAM-dependent methyltransferase → MSEAPASTSRWDAAAYAAAGSFVPALGAAALDLLAPQPGERILDVGCGDGVLTEQIAFRGADVVGIDADPSMVAAAKERGLDVRLGSAETMAFAPNFDAAFSNAALHWMLARERVAANILAALKGGGRFAGEMGGEGNIARLQAALDEEMIVRGYAPPIEAHNWYPSVEEFAAVYEAAGFAEIDARLIERPTPVPGGIAAWVPTFRKGWLDRAGVPEDERAALAEGTAERFGSHPADYVRLRFIMRKPH, encoded by the coding sequence TTGAGCGAGGCGCCCGCCTCGACCAGCCGCTGGGACGCGGCGGCCTATGCGGCGGCGGGCAGCTTCGTTCCGGCGCTCGGCGCCGCCGCGCTCGACCTCCTCGCGCCGCAGCCCGGCGAGCGGATCCTCGACGTCGGCTGCGGCGACGGGGTGCTGACCGAGCAGATCGCCTTCCGCGGCGCCGACGTGGTCGGGATCGACGCCGATCCTTCGATGGTCGCCGCGGCCAAGGAACGCGGCCTCGACGTCCGGCTCGGCAGCGCGGAGACGATGGCCTTCGCGCCCAACTTCGACGCCGCCTTCTCCAACGCCGCGCTGCACTGGATGCTGGCGCGCGAGCGGGTCGCCGCCAACATTCTCGCCGCGCTGAAGGGAGGCGGGCGGTTCGCCGGCGAGATGGGCGGGGAGGGCAATATCGCCCGGCTCCAGGCCGCGCTCGACGAGGAGATGATCGTCCGCGGCTATGCCCCGCCCATAGAGGCGCACAACTGGTACCCGAGCGTCGAGGAGTTCGCCGCCGTCTACGAGGCGGCCGGGTTCGCCGAGATCGACGCCCGGCTGATCGAGCGGCCGACCCCGGTCCCGGGCGGGATTGCAGCCTGGGTCCCGACCTTCCGCAAGGGCTGGCTCGACCGCGCCGGGGTCCCCGAGGACGAGCGCGCCGCGCTCGCCGAGGGGACGGCCGAGCGGTTCGGCAGCCATCCCGCCGACTATGTCCGACTTCGCTTCATCATGAGGAAGCCCCACTGA